A stretch of Kaistella flava (ex Peng et al. 2021) DNA encodes these proteins:
- a CDS encoding glycogen synthase, which yields MKIFNLSIECYPVAKVGGLADVVGALPKYLNKIKGVEASVIMPWYNKPFVHEHGFEIVFDGWIHQHNQTFQVMVMKETSKVLGFDLYLVKIPGLLDRDNPYGYWDESQQFLAFQHGVLHWLTAMKIRPDVLHCHDYHTGLVPFMVENCPEFDFLKGVKTIGTIHNGEYQGQMSWEMASYFPWFDGGKWGLLDWDGYINPLATMIKCCHAFNAVSGGYMDELFESFRGLETLVRQENAKAYGIINGIDTEIWDPKVDPFLAFNYGKKDADSGKWKNKKEICEEYGLNPDLPLFSFIGRFAGEKGADFLPEIVAKSIEETYGGLNIIILGSGDKNIENHLTELSYKYSNFALDLGYKEYLSHKIYASSDFLLMPSRVEPCGLNQMYAMRYGTVPIVSYTGGLRDTVEDLSTGGSGLNFGEASANAAVHAMHRALHIYHKEGLMKQLVQSNMNFDFSWEKSAEKYLKLYQK from the coding sequence ATGAAAATCTTCAACCTTTCTATCGAATGTTATCCTGTCGCCAAAGTTGGTGGACTTGCCGATGTGGTGGGAGCATTGCCTAAATATCTCAATAAAATTAAAGGGGTAGAAGCGAGTGTGATTATGCCGTGGTACAATAAACCTTTTGTGCATGAACATGGTTTCGAGATTGTTTTTGATGGTTGGATTCATCAGCATAATCAAACTTTTCAGGTGATGGTGATGAAGGAAACATCCAAGGTTTTAGGTTTTGATTTGTATTTGGTGAAGATTCCCGGACTTTTGGATCGTGATAATCCATATGGATATTGGGATGAAAGTCAACAGTTTCTCGCTTTTCAACATGGCGTTTTACATTGGTTAACGGCGATGAAGATTCGGCCAGATGTTTTGCATTGCCACGATTATCATACAGGCCTGGTTCCTTTTATGGTAGAAAATTGTCCGGAGTTTGATTTTCTAAAAGGAGTAAAAACCATCGGAACAATTCACAACGGAGAATATCAAGGTCAGATGAGCTGGGAAATGGCGAGTTATTTTCCTTGGTTTGATGGTGGAAAATGGGGCTTGCTCGATTGGGACGGTTACATTAATCCATTAGCGACGATGATTAAATGTTGCCACGCTTTCAATGCGGTTTCTGGCGGATATATGGATGAGCTTTTTGAAAGTTTCCGTGGTTTAGAAACTTTGGTTAGACAAGAAAATGCCAAAGCATACGGCATTATCAACGGTATCGATACTGAAATCTGGGATCCGAAAGTCGATCCTTTCCTGGCTTTCAATTATGGAAAAAAAGATGCTGATTCCGGAAAATGGAAAAATAAAAAGGAAATTTGTGAAGAATATGGATTAAATCCTGACTTGCCACTTTTCAGTTTCATCGGAAGATTTGCTGGTGAAAAAGGAGCAGATTTTCTACCCGAAATTGTGGCGAAAAGTATTGAAGAAACGTACGGTGGTTTGAATATAATCATTCTTGGTTCCGGAGATAAAAATATTGAAAATCACTTAACTGAACTTTCTTATAAGTATTCAAACTTTGCTTTAGATTTGGGATACAAAGAATATTTATCTCATAAAATTTATGCTTCTTCCGATTTCTTATTAATGCCATCCAGAGTTGAACCTTGTGGCTTAAATCAAATGTACGCCATGCGATACGGAACAGTTCCAATTGTTAGTTATACTGGTGGTTTACGTGATACGGTAGAAGATCTCTCAACTGGTGGAAGCGGACTCAATTTCGGTGAAGCAAGTGCAAATGCTGCAGTTCATGCAATGCATCGCGCTTTGCATATTTATCACAAAGAAGGTTTAATGAAACAGTTGGTTCAGTCGAATATGAATTTTGATTTCTCCTGGGAAAAATCTGCAGAAAAATATTTGAAACTGTATCAAAAATAG
- the glgB gene encoding 1,4-alpha-glucan branching protein GlgB — protein MQNVIPHSLFTDHDIYLFKEGNHYKLYEKFGAHSTAIDGVEGVYFSVWAPFAKEVSVIGDFNKWHSETHKLLPRWDESGIWEGFIADLKWGDVYKYGIRTNNGVLLEKGDPFALSWEQNLQAGSLVSTTWFEWNDKNWMKERSKKNSLKAPMSVYEMHLGSWMRGTDNPDRFFNYREIAERLVPYIKEMEFTHVEFMPVMEYPYDPSWGYQITGFFAATSRFGSPQDLMFLINELHRNEIGVILDWVPSHFPGDANGLHFFDGTFLYEHEDPRKGFHPDWKSYIFNYGRPEVKSFLISNAMFWFDRYHADGLRVDAVTSMLHLDYSRNEGEWEPNIYGGNVNLEAKKFLQDFNKAVYKEFPDIITIAEESSDFPMLTKPVHEGGIGFGMKWMMGWMHDTLNYFKEDPVERKFQHNKLTFGSMYVYNENYMMPLSHDEVVHGKASLIYKMPGDEWQKFANLRALYLYMFTHPGAKLLFMGDEFAQTHEWDFTKSLDWHLLEYHVHKGMHDFVKKLNHLYRKETALYENNFSPDGMEWVEANDDDNSIYVYLRKGKKEDDVLMVVLNLTPRVFDYKIGVNEGTNWEVILNSDDEQFAGSGVKAEIVDEEDDEWMYKPNAIVLKLPPLAGVILRQKKIEKEKVATKKPAVKKESAAIKKTKK, from the coding sequence ATGCAAAATGTAATTCCGCATTCTTTGTTTACCGATCATGATATTTATCTTTTTAAAGAAGGAAATCATTATAAATTGTATGAAAAATTTGGAGCTCATTCCACTGCAATCGATGGAGTAGAAGGAGTCTATTTTTCTGTTTGGGCACCATTCGCCAAAGAAGTTTCTGTTATCGGAGATTTTAATAAATGGCATTCAGAAACCCATAAATTATTACCAAGATGGGATGAATCTGGAATTTGGGAAGGATTTATCGCCGACTTAAAATGGGGTGATGTTTACAAATATGGTATCCGCACCAACAATGGAGTTTTACTAGAAAAAGGCGATCCTTTTGCTTTGAGTTGGGAACAGAATTTACAGGCAGGTTCTTTGGTTTCTACTACTTGGTTTGAGTGGAATGATAAAAATTGGATGAAAGAACGTTCAAAGAAAAATTCTCTCAAAGCACCTATGTCTGTTTACGAAATGCATCTCGGTTCCTGGATGCGCGGCACCGATAATCCCGATAGATTCTTTAATTATAGAGAAATTGCTGAGCGACTTGTTCCGTACATTAAAGAAATGGAATTTACTCATGTAGAATTCATGCCCGTTATGGAATATCCGTATGATCCAAGTTGGGGTTATCAAATAACCGGATTTTTTGCGGCTACTTCCCGATTTGGTTCTCCACAGGACTTAATGTTTTTAATTAATGAACTGCACCGGAATGAAATTGGTGTTATTTTAGATTGGGTTCCGTCTCATTTTCCTGGTGATGCCAATGGATTACATTTCTTTGATGGTACTTTTTTATACGAACATGAAGATCCGCGAAAAGGTTTTCATCCTGACTGGAAATCTTATATTTTTAATTACGGAAGACCGGAAGTGAAATCGTTTTTAATAAGCAACGCAATGTTTTGGTTCGATCGTTATCATGCTGACGGACTTCGTGTAGATGCCGTAACTTCGATGTTGCATTTGGATTATTCCAGAAATGAAGGCGAATGGGAACCGAATATTTATGGTGGAAATGTCAATTTAGAAGCCAAGAAATTTTTACAGGATTTTAATAAAGCAGTTTATAAAGAATTTCCAGATATTATTACAATTGCAGAAGAAAGTTCAGATTTCCCAATGCTTACAAAACCCGTTCACGAAGGTGGAATTGGTTTCGGTATGAAATGGATGATGGGTTGGATGCACGATACTTTAAATTATTTTAAAGAAGATCCGGTCGAAAGAAAATTCCAGCACAATAAATTGACTTTCGGTTCCATGTATGTTTATAATGAAAATTACATGATGCCGCTTTCTCATGATGAAGTCGTTCACGGAAAAGCGAGTTTAATTTATAAAATGCCCGGTGACGAATGGCAGAAATTTGCGAACCTTCGAGCCTTGTATCTTTATATGTTTACGCATCCCGGAGCAAAACTTTTGTTCATGGGTGACGAATTTGCACAAACTCATGAGTGGGATTTTACAAAAAGTCTCGATTGGCATTTGCTGGAATATCATGTTCATAAAGGAATGCATGATTTTGTTAAAAAACTAAATCATTTATACCGAAAAGAAACCGCACTCTACGAAAATAATTTCTCGCCAGATGGTATGGAATGGGTCGAAGCAAACGATGATGATAATTCCATTTATGTTTATTTAAGAAAAGGGAAAAAGGAAGATGATGTTTTAATGGTTGTTTTAAATTTGACGCCAAGAGTTTTTGATTATAAAATTGGGGTTAATGAAGGAACGAATTGGGAAGTAATCCTTAATTCAGATGACGAGCAATTTGCGGGAAGTGGCGTAAAAGCAGAAATCGTAGATGAAGAAGATGATGAATGGATGTACAAACCCAATGCAATTGTACTAAAATTACCACCTCTTGCCGGAGTTATTTTAAGACAGAAAAAAATAGAAAAAGAAAAAGTTGCGACCAAAAAACCAGCGGTTAAAAAAGAATCTGCAGCAATTAAAAAGACTAAGAAATAA
- a CDS encoding S46 family peptidase, producing MNRKNILLAAILLPAVMAFAQQYGGMWIPTELNEKEMKSLGMKISAKQIYDTSKPSIKDAVVQFNGGCTAEIISPQGLLLTNHHCGYGQIQKHSSVEHDYLSDGFWAKDMNGELPNPGVTVDFIADIKEVTGQVLAGTQNLDEKASEALIAKNLEAVKASFKLEPWQKVIIKPVYYGNKYYAYIIETYKDIRLVGAPPSSIGKFGSDTDNWVWPRHTGDFSMFRIYADKDNKPAEYSKDNVPYKPKYFLPVSIKDKQENDFTFIFGFPGKTTEYLPAIAVEKVMTETDPAMIEVREVALKTLNDKMRTDAETRIKYASKYAGVANYWKKWIGEVEGLKKSDAVGKKKKYEQTLIAKNPAIKPTIDQLNNLYNEQSPYSLNRSYYSEVTRNAETLSLANQYLNFMNSYEAGKINDQTLTAFKNRMSSFYKDYDGALDAKVTAQLLALYADKTPAKFLPANYDQFKDVNKNLVTIENWSKNSVITGRGTFNGTTASTNIDKVFANPNELIKNLKNDPIIQLASSMKDTYMKTTEGKYTQLQDQIDVLQKKYMAQQMETDKDRKFFPDANSTLRVAYGQVKGSNPRDAVYYGYQTHLEGVMEKYVPGDYEFDVPKKLINLYDTKNYGVYKDKTGDVPVNFTATNHTTGGNSGSPALDAHGNLIGLNFDRQWEGTMSDINFDPRFSRNIMVDTKYILFIVDKYADAKWLLNEMKIVK from the coding sequence ATGAACAGAAAGAATATATTGCTAGCTGCAATACTTTTGCCCGCTGTGATGGCTTTTGCCCAACAATACGGTGGTATGTGGATTCCCACAGAACTCAATGAAAAGGAAATGAAAAGTTTGGGAATGAAAATTTCCGCAAAACAGATTTATGACACCTCAAAACCAAGTATTAAAGACGCCGTAGTACAATTTAATGGAGGTTGTACAGCAGAAATTATTTCGCCGCAAGGTTTACTATTGACTAATCACCACTGTGGTTATGGTCAAATTCAGAAACATTCATCAGTTGAACACGATTATTTAAGTGATGGTTTCTGGGCAAAAGATATGAACGGAGAATTACCAAACCCTGGTGTTACCGTAGATTTCATCGCAGATATCAAAGAAGTTACAGGACAAGTTTTAGCTGGAACTCAAAACTTAGATGAAAAAGCAAGTGAGGCATTAATCGCCAAAAATTTAGAAGCGGTGAAAGCCAGTTTTAAATTAGAGCCTTGGCAAAAAGTAATCATTAAACCAGTTTATTACGGTAATAAATATTACGCGTATATCATCGAAACTTATAAAGATATTCGATTGGTTGGAGCACCACCAAGTTCAATTGGTAAATTTGGGTCTGATACTGATAACTGGGTTTGGCCAAGACATACTGGAGATTTTTCGATGTTCCGTATTTACGCAGACAAAGACAATAAACCTGCTGAATATTCAAAAGATAACGTTCCTTACAAACCGAAATATTTCTTACCTGTCTCTATTAAAGACAAACAGGAAAATGACTTTACTTTCATTTTTGGGTTTCCAGGAAAAACAACCGAATATCTACCTGCTATCGCGGTAGAAAAGGTAATGACAGAAACTGATCCTGCCATGATTGAGGTAAGAGAAGTTGCGTTGAAAACCTTGAATGATAAAATGCGTACCGATGCTGAAACCAGAATTAAATACGCTTCAAAATACGCTGGCGTAGCTAATTACTGGAAAAAATGGATTGGTGAAGTTGAAGGTTTGAAAAAATCTGATGCCGTTGGTAAAAAGAAAAAATACGAACAAACTTTAATTGCGAAAAATCCAGCGATTAAACCGACGATTGATCAACTTAACAATCTGTATAATGAGCAATCTCCTTATTCATTAAACCGTTCTTATTATTCAGAAGTTACTAGAAATGCCGAAACTTTATCACTGGCAAATCAGTATTTGAATTTTATGAACAGTTATGAAGCTGGGAAAATTAATGATCAAACATTAACTGCTTTTAAAAACAGAATGTCTTCATTCTACAAGGATTATGATGGTGCATTAGATGCAAAAGTAACAGCTCAATTGTTGGCTTTATACGCAGACAAAACACCAGCTAAATTTCTTCCTGCAAATTATGATCAATTTAAAGACGTTAATAAAAATTTAGTAACTATTGAAAACTGGTCTAAAAATTCAGTGATTACAGGAAGAGGAACTTTCAACGGAACTACTGCTTCTACGAATATCGATAAGGTTTTCGCTAATCCAAATGAGTTGATTAAGAATCTTAAAAATGATCCGATTATTCAGTTGGCGTCTTCAATGAAAGATACTTACATGAAAACGACAGAAGGGAAATACACTCAACTTCAGGATCAAATTGATGTGCTTCAAAAGAAATATATGGCGCAACAAATGGAAACTGATAAAGACCGCAAATTTTTCCCAGATGCGAACTCTACGCTTCGTGTAGCTTATGGACAAGTTAAAGGTTCTAATCCAAGAGATGCGGTTTACTACGGTTACCAAACGCATTTAGAAGGAGTGATGGAAAAATATGTTCCAGGTGATTATGAATTTGATGTTCCGAAAAAATTAATCAATCTTTATGATACCAAAAACTATGGGGTTTACAAAGATAAAACTGGTGATGTTCCTGTAAACTTTACAGCAACCAATCATACGACAGGTGGAAATTCTGGAAGTCCAGCTTTGGATGCACACGGTAATTTAATCGGATTAAACTTCGACAGACAATGGGAAGGAACGATGAGTGATATTAATTTCGACCCACGTTTCAGTAGAAATATTATGGTGGATACCAAATATATTCTTTTCATTGTTGATAAATATGCTGATGCAAAATGGTTGTTGAACGAAATGAAAATCGTGAAATAA
- a CDS encoding polysaccharide deacetylase family protein, producing the protein MAIKEHLINFSAKLQSANFQKTYPLDYCIPVYHAVSNFHLPHLKHIIKYKSEKEFEKDLDILSKNFQFVNWDEFKDFRNGNFKPKKKIALLTFDDGLSEFHDVVVPILERKGIYAINFINPKFIGNTDLMYRCKASLLIERIVQSEKKPLNVFDDIIYNDQFKKLLIRKINAIKYSEPEKLDDLAKNFRESFSDYLIKYKPYMTFEQLKKVTQKGFGISNHGFDHPLYHELNLEEQIRNTSQSYDYLNENDFITESFAFPFTDFGVKREFFEKIFSTKDLFCSFGSAGLKRDSFEKNLQRIPMENGKDTNQILKEEIAYFNLKKLLNKNTIHRK; encoded by the coding sequence ATGGCAATTAAAGAACACCTCATCAATTTCTCTGCAAAATTACAATCAGCTAATTTTCAAAAAACTTATCCTTTAGATTATTGCATCCCTGTTTATCATGCGGTTTCCAACTTTCACTTACCTCATCTTAAGCATATTATCAAATATAAAAGTGAGAAAGAATTTGAGAAAGATTTAGATATTTTATCGAAAAATTTTCAGTTTGTAAATTGGGATGAGTTTAAAGATTTCAGAAACGGCAACTTTAAGCCAAAAAAGAAAATTGCCTTACTTACTTTTGATGATGGTTTGTCGGAATTCCATGATGTTGTAGTTCCAATTTTAGAACGAAAAGGAATTTACGCCATCAACTTTATTAATCCGAAATTCATCGGTAATACTGACTTAATGTACCGCTGCAAAGCAAGTTTACTCATCGAAAGAATTGTGCAAAGTGAAAAAAAGCCGCTGAATGTATTTGATGATATTATCTACAATGATCAATTTAAAAAACTACTCATTCGAAAAATAAATGCAATAAAATATTCTGAGCCGGAAAAATTAGATGATTTGGCAAAAAATTTCAGAGAAAGCTTCAGCGATTACCTTATCAAATATAAACCTTACATGACTTTCGAGCAACTGAAAAAAGTAACTCAAAAAGGATTCGGGATTTCCAATCACGGTTTTGATCATCCACTTTATCATGAACTAAATTTGGAAGAACAAATTCGGAATACCAGTCAATCTTACGATTATTTAAATGAAAATGATTTTATCACAGAAAGTTTCGCTTTTCCATTCACTGATTTTGGCGTAAAACGGGAATTCTTTGAGAAAATCTTTTCTACCAAAGATCTATTTTGTAGTTTTGGTTCTGCCGGATTAAAACGAGATAGTTTCGAAAAAAATTTGCAGAGAATTCCCATGGAAAACGGAAAAGATACGAACCAAATTTTAAAAGAAGAAATAGCCTATTTTAATCTCAAAAAATTACTCAATAAAAATACGATTCACCGGAAATGA
- a CDS encoding GNAT family N-acetyltransferase: MITLKCLNKKDLEEFVLSETYQSFDFLPITKHRALSQIKNPNATEDDILLTIALQEGKLAGYLGTFPDQLTVESNKIKFAWLSTLYVSENFRGKKIAQQLLSKVFEKYNDKIAITEFTKEAESLYNKTQKFDYIIPKTGKRYYFRTNFEELLPLKKPSLSALKPVFKSIDFSTDLFLKAVNTINKPKKINFEIAELVDEESAKFIEQFHHYRDGGEINMIVKNPWVLQEHQANPDYIFSSYAKEFNYFWIKIYDHEKNLKTCALLQLRDQHLKIPYLFSENKLENFKEFLHYFIKEKNIKTLTSFDENLNEALISKNSFGIYSKNFERRYLFHKELLADLPKNFNPKFQDGDGDPIFT, from the coding sequence ATGATTACGCTGAAATGTCTCAACAAAAAAGATTTAGAAGAATTTGTACTTTCTGAAACCTATCAATCTTTTGATTTTTTACCGATTACGAAACATCGCGCCTTGTCTCAAATTAAAAATCCTAATGCAACTGAAGATGATATTTTATTAACAATCGCTTTGCAGGAAGGAAAACTAGCTGGTTATCTGGGCACATTTCCCGATCAGTTGACTGTGGAAAGCAACAAAATTAAATTCGCCTGGTTAAGCACGTTATACGTCAGCGAAAATTTTCGAGGAAAAAAAATAGCCCAGCAACTCTTATCAAAAGTTTTTGAAAAATATAATGATAAAATCGCTATTACAGAATTTACCAAAGAAGCAGAAAGTCTGTACAACAAGACTCAAAAATTTGATTATATCATTCCAAAAACGGGTAAGCGCTATTACTTTAGAACTAATTTTGAAGAATTACTTCCCCTCAAAAAGCCAAGTTTATCGGCATTAAAACCAGTTTTTAAAAGCATCGATTTTTCGACTGATTTATTTTTGAAAGCAGTTAATACCATTAATAAACCTAAAAAAATAAATTTTGAAATCGCTGAATTAGTAGACGAGGAAAGTGCGAAATTTATCGAACAATTTCATCATTACAGAGATGGCGGAGAAATTAATATGATTGTTAAAAACCCTTGGGTTTTACAAGAGCATCAGGCAAATCCTGATTATATTTTTTCAAGTTATGCTAAAGAGTTCAACTACTTTTGGATTAAAATTTACGATCATGAAAAGAACTTAAAAACGTGTGCATTACTTCAATTACGAGATCAACATTTAAAAATCCCCTATTTGTTTAGTGAAAATAAGTTAGAAAATTTTAAAGAATTTCTTCATTATTTCATCAAAGAAAAAAACATAAAAACCTTAACTTCTTTCGATGAAAATTTAAATGAAGCATTAATCAGTAAAAATTCATTTGGGATTTATTCTAAAAATTTCGAACGTAGATATCTCTTTCATAAAGAATTATTGGCAGACTTACCCAAAAACTTTAATCCAAAATTTCAAGATGGTGATGGCGATCCCATTTTTACGTAA
- a CDS encoding M16 family metallopeptidase, with the protein MKKILTTIAIVGVLTMSNAQKFETTKITDNGGYQYETVINDKAGVRVYTLKNGLKVFLAKNDDAPKIQTYIPVRTGSNNDPADNTGLAHYLEHMMFKGTSNLASANWAKEKPLLNQISSLYEQHKAEQDPEKKKALYKKIDEVSQEASKFAIANEYDKAISSLGASGTNAHTWLDETVYKNNIPNNELEKWLKVEKERFSELTLRLFHTELEAVYEEYNRAQDNDGRLVNYELMDALFPTHPNGQQTTIGKSEHLKNPSMMAIHKYFDEYYVPNNYAVVLVGDLDYDKTIKLVDQYFGSFEYKELPKKQIITEQPMTKIVERTVKSPSTPRLQLSWRSDSYGTQNARLADIVGNILTNSGDSGLIDLNINQKQKALQAMAYESAFKKYGSFSLIIVPKNDQTFDEAKKLMLDQIELVKKGEFQDWLIPAIVNDMKIQRMKTYETADGLASSLYGTYINDRTWEQELNEINEYEKITKADVVKFANEFFKDNYVIIKKEKGVNDKLVRVENPGITPIKLNREEQSPFLKGILAEKSSEIKPEYVDYAKVIKTDKIGGKKVSFVHNKYNDIAQTHFIFPFGSDNDKQLGLATQVLQYLGTNKLSAEDLKKEFFKLGISNDFRTSQDQLRISLSGLEENMPKAIELLKNWMQNAKPDQKVYAENVKTILEGREVAKKDKGRIMAALSNYAKYGKVSRFTDVLSKEQLEAINSVDMTNKVQNLLKMPYEIFFYGQDFNNFKKYAKSFVEKETLKVPAKNEYPEPATNGNVYFTNYDMVQTEMSKVAKGPNVNLGNLGKISVFNEYFGRGLSSIVFQEIRESKSLAYSAYVSYASSSELNRPDYVTTYIGTQANKLPQAVTAMDELMANLPQIPAQFNNAKNAALKQIASGRINRTNIYFNQLNLKKLGVDYDLRKDIYKEVEKLTLADLTNFYDSQMKPMKYNTAIIGKKENLDMDALNKIGTFHEVSLEEIFGY; encoded by the coding sequence ATGAAGAAAATATTAACAACAATTGCAATTGTTGGAGTACTCACTATGAGCAACGCACAGAAATTTGAAACTACGAAAATAACTGACAATGGCGGTTATCAATACGAAACCGTTATTAATGATAAAGCAGGAGTAAGAGTTTATACTTTAAAAAATGGATTAAAAGTTTTCCTCGCTAAAAACGATGATGCACCAAAAATCCAAACTTATATTCCGGTAAGAACGGGAAGTAATAATGATCCAGCTGACAATACAGGTTTAGCGCATTATTTGGAACACATGATGTTTAAAGGAACATCCAATTTGGCGAGTGCAAACTGGGCAAAAGAGAAACCACTTTTAAATCAAATTTCCAGTTTATACGAACAGCATAAAGCTGAACAGGATCCAGAAAAAAAGAAAGCACTCTATAAAAAAATAGATGAAGTTTCTCAAGAGGCAAGCAAATTTGCGATCGCAAACGAATATGACAAAGCGATTTCTTCGCTTGGAGCTTCGGGAACAAACGCTCATACTTGGTTGGATGAAACCGTTTACAAAAATAATATTCCAAACAACGAACTGGAAAAATGGTTGAAAGTTGAGAAAGAAAGATTTTCTGAATTAACTTTGAGATTGTTCCATACTGAACTGGAAGCGGTTTATGAAGAATACAACCGAGCTCAGGATAATGACGGACGTTTGGTGAATTACGAATTAATGGATGCGCTTTTCCCTACACATCCAAACGGTCAGCAAACGACAATCGGAAAATCAGAGCATTTGAAAAACCCATCAATGATGGCGATTCACAAATATTTTGATGAATATTATGTGCCGAATAATTACGCTGTAGTTTTAGTTGGAGATTTGGATTATGACAAGACCATTAAATTGGTTGATCAATATTTCGGAAGTTTTGAATACAAAGAATTGCCGAAAAAACAAATCATCACGGAACAACCGATGACTAAAATTGTAGAAAGAACGGTAAAAAGTCCTTCTACACCGAGGTTGCAACTTTCCTGGAGATCTGATTCTTACGGAACTCAAAATGCAAGACTTGCTGATATTGTAGGAAATATTTTGACCAACTCTGGAGATTCTGGGTTGATTGATTTAAACATTAATCAAAAGCAGAAAGCTTTACAAGCGATGGCTTACGAATCGGCGTTTAAAAAATATGGAAGTTTTTCATTAATTATTGTTCCGAAAAATGACCAGACTTTTGATGAAGCGAAGAAATTAATGTTGGACCAAATTGAATTGGTGAAGAAAGGAGAATTCCAGGATTGGTTAATTCCTGCCATCGTTAATGATATGAAAATCCAGCGTATGAAAACGTACGAGACTGCTGACGGGTTGGCAAGCAGCTTATACGGAACTTATATCAACGACAGAACTTGGGAACAGGAACTGAATGAGATTAATGAATACGAGAAAATTACCAAAGCTGACGTGGTTAAATTTGCCAACGAATTCTTTAAAGATAATTACGTTATCATTAAAAAAGAAAAAGGCGTTAACGATAAATTGGTTCGTGTAGAAAATCCTGGTATTACTCCAATTAAATTAAATAGAGAAGAACAATCTCCATTTTTAAAAGGAATTTTAGCTGAGAAATCTTCTGAAATTAAACCAGAATATGTGGATTATGCGAAAGTGATTAAAACTGATAAAATCGGTGGTAAAAAAGTAAGTTTCGTTCATAACAAATACAACGATATTGCTCAAACTCATTTTATTTTCCCTTTCGGAAGCGACAATGACAAACAATTAGGTTTGGCAACTCAAGTATTACAATATTTAGGAACGAATAAATTATCTGCTGAAGATCTGAAAAAGGAATTCTTTAAATTAGGGATTTCTAATGATTTCAGAACGTCGCAAGATCAGTTGAGAATCTCGTTAAGCGGTTTAGAAGAGAATATGCCGAAAGCAATCGAGTTATTGAAAAACTGGATGCAGAACGCAAAACCTGATCAGAAAGTTTACGCAGAAAATGTGAAAACAATTTTGGAAGGTCGTGAAGTTGCTAAAAAAGACAAAGGAAGAATTATGGCTGCCTTGTCTAACTACGCAAAATATGGTAAAGTTTCCCGTTTCACAGATGTTCTTTCTAAAGAGCAGTTAGAAGCGATTAACTCCGTAGATATGACCAATAAAGTTCAGAATTTATTGAAAATGCCTTATGAGATTTTCTTCTACGGACAAGATTTTAATAATTTTAAAAAGTATGCAAAATCATTCGTAGAAAAGGAAACATTGAAAGTTCCTGCAAAAAACGAATATCCTGAACCAGCAACAAACGGAAACGTTTATTTTACCAATTACGATATGGTGCAAACCGAAATGAGTAAAGTGGCAAAAGGTCCGAATGTGAATTTAGGCAACCTTGGGAAAATTAGTGTTTTCAATGAATATTTTGGAAGAGGTTTATCTTCAATCGTGTTCCAGGAAATTCGTGAGAGTAAGAGTTTAGCGTATTCTGCATATGTTTCTTATGCTTCAAGTAGCGAATTGAATCGTCCAGATTATGTGACGACTTACATCGGAACTCAGGCGAATAAACTTCCACAAGCAGTAACTGCAATGGATGAGTTGATGGCAAATCTTCCACAAATTCCAGCTCAGTTTAATAATGCTAAAAATGCAGCGTTGAAACAAATTGCTTCTGGTAGAATTAACAGAACGAATATTTATTTCAATCAATTAAATCTTAAAAAATTAGGAGTTGATTACGATTTGAGAAAAGATATTTACAAAGAAGTTGAAAAATTAACTTTGGCAGATTTAACGAACTTCTATGATTCTCAGATGAAACCAATGAAATATAATACAGCGATTATTGGTAAAAAAGAAAACTTAGATATGGATGCACTTAATAAAATAGGTACATTCCACGAAGTTTCTTTAGAAGAAATCTTCGGGTATTAA